TCACCTGTTCGAAATATACGTCAATTACCATAAGTAACGGAGCAAGCAAGGTGATCTCATTAGACATTTATGATATTCGTGAAATTATCTTGccaatgtaaagaaaaaagtgttacattgttacaataaattatgaGGCTAGTTAGAAAATTCCCAGTGAAGAGTAAAGAATTATTACCAGTAATATGTCAGGCAATAAATATGATTGTTTTTAAGTTTTCAATGACCACGTGATTTCAATTAACGATGTGGCAGATACTACATTCACAAACTTTATAACACAAAGTATTAGATTCGCATACTTGTTTGAACATCCCTTCTTCTCTTTCAGGACGTACTAGTAGTAGTGGTCTGTTTCTTAAATCTTATAGTTCTATAATGTTACGTAATGCTGTGCCATTATATACATGCCGAGGCAATATCAGCCCAGTGAAAAGATATACAATAGCTGAATAATACAGTAAAACTGGAAAATCAATCGATAAGAAGTGCATGGAAATGACTTTCTTGGAttgtgtaaattttatttcgtatcTCATACTTCGTTtctatcaatttatttattcaccagTATCTTAGAATAATAAGTTGTTCTCTGTGGACATTTCTGTCGTTATAAAGAACAGAAGACTGTGAGATACGAATTCAATGAACAGATAGATAAACATTAAgtaaaattaattgtggcaaaATGATATTGCCCAAGTGCTGTCGCCGGAGTAAACTCATTTTTGTCTGCGAACCGGATGTATAGGATGATCCATATGTGACAGATCAGGAGGATGCTTTTCAAAATAGCTGATCTCCTGCATTCCACCTTCGACAATATCCCACAAGTCTTGATGTTTTGTTTTATAGTTGTTGTACCAACTTTCGACGAAAGACCATGTAGATAAAGAATATCCGATTGCCTCCAAACACATTGTCGCTGTTACAAGGGGAAAGTCGGCGATTGTCAAGGTATCTGTAAAAGGATATCCTCTTCAATGTTGATTCTCCATCCACCATGGAGtgcatacataggtatatgtgTCGAATTACTCACTTCCAGCGGCATAAGTTGTCTTTGAACGTTTCAGGTATGTGTCAAAGGTACTCAAGCCGATATTCATCTTTTTTAATCCAAGAGGTGTCCGCTCGTACGCAAAGAATATCGGTGCCATCTGAAGTAAAAAATGCTGTATTTCTTGAATTCACAAATTGAAACCTGAATGCGATGTTAGATAAGTTGTGAAAACCTACTACGTATTCGGAAATATAACGATAATATGTAGATAGGTTGAAGCAGAGCCTGTGATTCACGATTGCGCGTGCTGCAGGATCTTTTGGATAAAATGTTCCGCTACCATCGTATTTGTCAGCAAGGTATTGCAAAATTGCGTTGCTAAAAATGAAGTGATCGAAATGATATCCACTGGTTATATCAGTTGTCACAGAACCGGATAGTTATTTCAAGATTGGTAataatatgcatgtatgtacctTTCTCCAATTGTGAGATCTTCGTCTATTAACACTGGTATTTCCTTTTGAGGATTCAACTGTACAGACCAGAAAATAAACCTGTTTCTTAATAAacagtatgaaaaaatttggtaatatgagaatgttatatatatactttttcaaaatcagcCGTCATGTGTTCACCTCGTCCAAAATCTACATTGACCAATTCGTAATCAATCTTCAATGCTTTCAGAGCTTGTCTGCAAGCAAGAGACGGTGGCCCATCCGAAACTGAATACAACTTCATATTTTGATTACGAAGCTAAAGTCAAACACTGATATTACTCTGGTaatcaagaaaaatttcactcgattatttttatccagAGATGTTCAGCAATGTTTTTATCCAGATAAAATACTCACGAAATATTGTAGAATGTATGCCAACTCCGCTTGCAATCTGTGATACTAGCTTCACTAGCGTCGTCTGGGTGTATAAGAGTAACACGTCTCCTAACAACTTTCACTTCACTTGATATATAGTTCTCTTCACTGATTGTGAATTGAGGTCAACAACAATCAGAAAGAATTGAATGCATACTCCTTGCAGAACTGTAATACTGATTTTACACTACATATGCAATGAATAGCAGGTTTTAAATTTGTACTATAGATCAAACAATTAGATTTTTAATAATGGGGTATTTATTTTACGAccaaacaatattttattcgtgaaatataatattaacaaGGTAAATAATCACGAGACTATTACAATATACGTAACTGTATATTACAGTTTTAATTCAGAGTTTGTGTCACATATGAGTATAGCAAGGCTACGGATTGTACTAAACACCACATCGTTTCTTTACGAAAATTCAGTGGTATTTTCAAAGATACGTTCCATAATTTCAAGTAGTATGCGATTACGGTTGAAAAGAATTCTGACAGAAGAAGCCAAACATGATAAATGTTTGCATATCTGTGGAGTGATTTgctaaattttattcttggaAAAGACTATGGGAAATAATTATCTTCCCAGTACAAAATATTCGTttgtacatagatatatacatgcaCTATTGGCTATTGGCATAACAATTATGTTTAAAAAGTTCTTTTACCAatcttttcaaatcattttcatgAATAGTTATTTTATGTAACGAATAAAACATCACTCCGAGAGAATCGCGTGACTCCTGTATCATTCGTATTAGCCAGAAATTACTGCAAACCTGAAGATAATACGTACtcgcaataaatataattgaaacaacATAAAATTGTCAGTCGATCGAGATTACTTCATTCGATTTTCTCTGGAATCAATTAGCAGGAGA
Above is a genomic segment from Neodiprion pinetum isolate iyNeoPine1 chromosome 1, iyNeoPine1.2, whole genome shotgun sequence containing:
- the gfzf gene encoding glutathione S-transferase 1 isoform X2, yielding MTADFEKLNPQKEIPVLIDEDLTIGESNAILQYLADKYDGSGTFYPKDPAARAIVNHRLCFNLSTYYRYISEYVMAPIFFAYERTPLGLKKMNIGLSTFDTYLKRSKTTYAAGNTLTIADFPLVTATMCLEAIGYSLSTWSFVESWYNNYKTKHQDLWDIVEGGMQEISYFEKHPPDLSHMDHPIHPVRRQK
- the gfzf gene encoding glutathione S-transferase 1 isoform X1; translation: MKLYSVSDGPPSLACRQALKALKIDYELVNVDFGRGEHMTADFEKLNPQKEIPVLIDEDLTIGESNAILQYLADKYDGSGTFYPKDPAARAIVNHRLCFNLSTYYRYISEYVMAPIFFAYERTPLGLKKMNIGLSTFDTYLKRSKTTYAAGNTLTIADFPLVTATMCLEAIGYSLSTWSFVESWYNNYKTKHQDLWDIVEGGMQEISYFEKHPPDLSHMDHPIHPVRRQK